One window of the Cherax quadricarinatus isolate ZL_2023a chromosome 50, ASM3850222v1, whole genome shotgun sequence genome contains the following:
- the LOC128695467 gene encoding mucin-5AC-like, which produces MAALVHEPATPGPLLDTVPRSDPASSLDHSSDTPHASVPLAGVVSSPASGTEASTDSFDLSDLRSPLTMLPASPSTVRQFSNRRPVPCRTNSGPTPKRQRQLPADDTSPPSRSSQKRSTRPSLPFHAQFQTAQWTKFFTLRPTSSTAYLSDHSIGKALLRHVGKDISFHALKSGTHIITIQNATQAHELSRLSHIDTVPVTIEKHHSLNSCSGTVILPLTIVQQNFQTCGTDILEQLELQDLPILKVDTYVLPARGRRRYPSNVARLTFDSRELPSSVYVAGHRLQVRKVIPTPQQCRNCWLFGHPAKYCRSIAECPVCGADDHSNISCNRPPSCLNCHEAHPSYSRRCQVYLNEREIRYLKEAEGLPYAMAVSHLRLQGRLPRVSYSHVSKRPPTSGIPSSATTSVVTSPIVTPVSNSFAVLGSDVPMSTPQSDLASSCSPSQASVATRSRMTPPPNRPSTSQSKKGPLTPPTHLPPPHFTFPVSVPGSSPLTGSVTSVEVHPPPHTVPSSPVPSQVSSSSATPQVSASSVPFHASPVPSTLSPPPLPWYSPFQFQSLLILPYHFQYCLPYGVSEFRNT; this is translated from the coding sequence atggcagccctagtccatgaacctgctacccccgggccccttcttgataccgtaccccgttctgaccccgcctcgtctttggaccactcttcggacactcctcatgcctctgtacctcttgccggtgttgtttcctcacctgcttcaggtactgaggcctcgactgactccttcgatttatctgaccttcgctctcctctgactatgcttccagcctctccctctacggtgcggcaattttcgaatcgccggcccgttccatgtcggaccaactctggtcccacgcctaaacgccaacgacagttacctgctgatgatacttctccaccttctcgttcttctcagaaaagatcgacacgtccttcacttcctttccacgctcagtttcagactgcacaatggactaaattcttcacgttacgaccgacttcctctactgcctatctttctgaccacagtattggcaaggcactcctacgccatgttggtaaagatatttcttttcatgctcttaagagcggtacgcacatcatcaccatacagaatgctacccaggctcatgagctttctcgtctttcccatatcgatactgttcctgtcactattgaaaaacatcattccctcaattcttgtagtggtaccgtcattctgcctcttaccatagttcaacaaaatttccagacatgtggcactgacattcttgaacagctggaactccaagatctcccaatcctcaaggtagacacttatgttcttcctgcccgcgggcggagacgataccctagcaatgtggctcgtttaacttttgacagccgtgaactcccatcctcagtttatgtagcaggacatcggttacaagttagaaaggtgatccctacaccgcaacagtgtagaaattgctggctatttggccatccagcgaaatattgcagatctatcgctgaatgcccggtctgtggtgcagatgaccattctaatatatcttgcaatcgacctccctcttgccttaattgtcatgaggctcacccttcgtactctcgccgttgtcaagtctacttaaatgagcgggaaatccgttacctcaaagaggcagaaggtctcccttatgccatggcagtttctcatctccgcctccaagggagactacctcgtgtttcttattcccatgtttcaaaacgtccccccacttctgggatcccatcttctgcaaccacctctgtggttacctctcccatagtcactcctgtatctaattcttttgctgtcttaggctcagacgtccctatgtcaacgcctcagtctgatctcgcttcttcgtgttctccctcacaagcctcagtagcgacgagatctcgtatgacacctcctcctaatcgtccctctacttctcagtcaaaaaaaggtccgttaacacctcctacccatcttccacctcctcattttaccttccctgtgtctgtacctggttcttcccctctcactggctctgttacaagtgtagaggttcaccctcctcctcatactgtaccttcctcccctgttccctcccaagtttcttcctcttctgccaccccccaggtttctgcctcttctgtccccttccacgcttctccagttccctccaccctttcgcccccccccctaccttggtacagtccatttcagttccaatctttactcatcctcccctaccatttccaatattgtctcccatacggcgtctctgaattccgaaacacttga